The sequence TtgttcaacaacaatatcattgatcCCCACAAAAAACAACATCGTTGAAACTACTAAAACAAGTAAAATTAATGTCCATAAGTAATATAATTCACCGAAAACTATAAGATAATGTCCTTAAAGTTTGAAATCGTCATATCATAAAAACAAGTAAAGAATAgagttaaataaaaatattcaaaaataataaacacaattcacAAACAATCATttgataatatttaaaaataaattataaaaaaaatcaaaataataataaattgctAGCCACCCCAAGCGGCCTACATGTCGTTTAGGCGGCCAAAAAACAGTCagagatgaaaaaaaaaaaaaaaaaaaaaaaaaaaaaaaaagtctagaTGGTTTTGATGGAAACTCGATTTTGAGTGTTAAGTGGAACCAGGACCAACCTGGGGCTAGCCACGCCCAAGGTGAGGGGATCCAAAAATTTTTtatcagatatatatatatataatgcatatattaatataatttaagttTTAAAGGGAtcaaataattgatattttagatTAAAAAAGTTCCAATTAATCTTGTTGAATATAGATTGAGgattaatttaaagaaatttcgaaatatattttggattttggataaacaaatcaatttagTGAATGTAATAATACCTACTCTACCTTTATAAATGAAATAGTTTTTAGTATatcataatatattttaaacttttttatgtaaaatttttattattaaaagggcctttatatataatgtgctattttttatatataataacactgttaaaataaaatatgaaattttgaAGAATAATATATTTGGTccttttatttgttatttgtgaTGAAGTAACAACTGGGGCAACTCTTTCGAACCTTCTTTTTATAAGTTGGATGATATTacaaaaaatggcaaattaAAGAATATGTGTTAATTACATATgtcttttatcttttatttctaaTCAAATCTGCCTCACAAATATATTTAATgaaattagtaaaaaatgaTAACTATTTCAGTAATACATGATTAAATTAAACTTATATAAACTAAAGGAGCATAGCGCTCAAGTGGTATACATCTAAAGTTAGATGTGCGAGGTTGTGGGTCTGAACCCGTcctcttacaaaaaaaaaatatatcacgAACAAATGAAAGCTTTTATAAACATGTTGATTTGATTAATACCCGAGATAAAGAACATTAATTTGGCACGTGAATACGCATTAATAAACCTTTAAAATTCAACATAACTTTGGAAGTGAACAAGTAACTGTTgggaaattaaattaacttccGACCATTAGAGTTATTTAAGTTACTTTCTTAAATTAGTATTTAAGAGTTattaagttttatttattaagtTACTTTAGTTACGAGAACTTATGAGAAGTTAAGTTATATTCTTAATTAGTCATTAAAAGCTattaagttttatttattaGGTTTGTAACAGTTACAATTTTCTTGTAGTATAAATAGTTATCTTATATAAGCTAAAAATTAAGAAgcatgaattaaaaaaaaaaaaaaaacttttctccTTTCTTTCCTTGATTTTTTATATTCTTATTTTCTCTCCTATAACTAACGGTAAAAAGTTATTTAATTACAATTGAGTTGCTAGTTTTGACTATTTAGGTATTAAAAACATTCTTTTTGGAAATTTTACAATTTTCACATCATTTTACTGTAATATTTTCTATTAGTTTGCCTTGTTCTGATCCATATTTTCCTTTGATTCATGTAGATTTGAGGTATTAGATACTTTGGTGTTTTCAAaatgaatattttgttcattttagTTGCAACTCTCTGCTTTGGAGTTTTGCCTCATTCGCTTTCGAGGTTTCCAAGTTCGACATTTTCGAGTAACAATGTTTCATCAGAAAGTGCACTTTCTCCTCCTGCACTTCCACTCCAACCTCCAATTCCTCAACCACTCCGAAAACTAAGTAAACTAAGTGAATTTGCATTACTCGGGATTGTACTAAGCGGCTGCATTCTCGGATTTGCAGTTTTTGCTCTTATGATGGTTTGTTGTTGCTCTAAGAAGAGTGTATTGCCAACAAAGTTACAGAAGGATGAGGTGGTTTTGAAGAGAGGATCATCAGAAAATAAAGATAAGAACAATAGACTTGTTTTCTTTGAAGGTTGTAATCTAGAATTCGACTTGGACGACTTGTTACGAGCCTCTGCTGAATTACTCGGAAAGGGAATTTTCGGAACAACTTACAAGGCCGCAATTGAGGATGAAACCACTATGGTCGTCAAGAGATTGGAGGAGGTACCTGTGGCTAGAAAAGATTTTGAGCAACAAATGAAACTTATTGGAAGTTTTAAGCATCCAAATGTTTCCGAACTGAGAGCATATTACTACTCGAAAGACGTGAAACTTACAGTGCGTGATTACTACGAGCAAGGGAGCATTTCCGCACTGTTACATGGTATGCCAAAGGCTTTCCTAATGTATGTTTTTTCCTTAAATTTGCacacaaaatcaattttacctctaacgttgttCTTGTTAGAGCATCTCAAATGCAAGCACTCTTTAAAGTTGCCAAAACTTAACGCATcaacataaaatatattattttacatTCTTTCTCATCCACATCACTTTTGACaactttttttaaaaatgcTCTAATGCTAAGCAACTCTAAaagtttttatcaaaaaaaaaaagcaactcTAAAAGTTACTACCAtggtattttaattataaatattgtcataAAATTCCACTAATAGTAGCcaataaatcatttttttatattaaaaaagaaaagaaaaaataagggtGCCAAAGAGGTGCTAAAAATTGGCAACATTACCATAATCATTTTCGCAACATTTGTTACTCCAATGAAATGCACTCTTTCAAGGACCCTCGACCTCATCAATCACCCTTTTAAGCACCTTGCATTTGAGATACTCGTACATGGTATGTTTTTGTCAAAGATTcaattttaaccctaacgtatgtcaaacaagatcaattttacccatacATAACAAAACTTTTAAACTGACTGATTTGTTAGTTATTTCACCGTCACATCGAATCTttaaacaagtttgtcgataaaataAAGCAATTATGTGTATTTTGACATGTTGTTTATACCTATTTTAATAATATGTAAGTATTTCATGCATTTTTTGTGTGATTAATTTGTATATGACagatttaaatattttgacaGATTGTTATTTCAATGTTACCCCTAGCGTTGTCAAACAggttcaattttacccctgCACAATAAAACTTTTAAACTGACTGATTTGATAGTTATTCGACTATCACATCGgaattccaaacaagtttgtcgataaaataAAGCAGTTATGTGTATTTTGACGGGTTGTTTATAcatgttttaataatatataagcATTTTATGCAGTGTTTTTTGCGATTAATTTGTATCTGGTAGACTTAAACATTGTTATTTCAACATGttgtttgtaactatattagtaagaGAATCAATATTTTAAACCTAATTATGTTTGAAAGGTTTGATCTGATAATTAAATAGCTAgttaaacaacaataaaacagtctatttaaattttatgtttCGGTAGGGGAAACTTGATCTTGTTTGACAactttagaggtaaaattaatcttttttttttacaacagtatgaggtaaaattgtacaattttatagCACATCCCTAATGCTTATAAAAATGTTACTCACGAAAAACGAAATCGTGCAGGAAATCGAAGAGAGGGAAGGATTCCTTTGGACTGGGAGACAAGGGTGAAAATAGCAATAGGTGCAGCAAAGGGCATTGCTTATATCCACAAGCAAAATGGCAAAAAATTTGTACACGGAAACATAAAAGCCGCTAACATTTTCCTAAATTCTGAGGGGTTCGGTTGTTTATCTGATATCGGTTTAGCTGCGTTGATGAGCCCAATGCCGCATCAAGTGATGAAAGCTGCGGGACACCATGCCCCCGAAGTAACCGACTCAAGGAAAGCAACTCAGGCATCCGATGTATACAGTTTTGGGGTCTTGCTGCTCGAGCTTTTGACTGGGAAATCGGCTATGAATTCGACGGGGGGCGAAGAGGTTATTCACTTGGTAAGGTGGGTGGATTCTGTGGTGAAAGAGGAATGGACTGGTGATGTATTTGATGTTGAACTTCTAAGATACCCTGATATAGAGGGAGAAATGGTGGAGATGTTACAAATAGGTATGAACTGTGTAGTAAGAATGCCTGAGCAGAGACCAAAAATGTCCGATGTAGTGAAAATGCTTGAGGAAGTTCCGCGAGGGGATACTGAAAACGTATCATCCTACGAAACAACCCCGACGCCATCCGCTGCAGATATAGCCTCTTCTTCTGCTCCACCTCAACAGTGAGATTCATTCATTGGTTCAGAAGTTCCAGTTTAATCTTTTCAtgatgattatttttttaattcacatatttttttaattgaaattaaatttagaACTGATTTTTAAGTCGATTGACAAATTATTGCTCTAAAATTAGCTTAGCTCCTTTACAACCTACTGAGATTAAGTCAAAAGACAGGTTGGGCAATTATGTAATGTATTATTTAACGAGATTAAGTCCAGAAGTTTTTTCTGCATAAGAATACTGCTTTGTTTTGAAGTTTTTCTGCATAAGAATGCAACCAACTTGTGTCAGTTTGTGTCTTGTTttcgagttcttatattaaacaTCTGGTTTTTCATGTTACTTGGGAGCACcttcaattcacatttggatacGTGTATTGGGACCTTTTATAATAATTGTGGGtccatgttacacgtgtcaaaatatgtatggaagatCCTCCGGTTGACATGGAGAACcgagtgcttctaataatttccgGTTGTTTTCACTTTCATCTGGAGAGTGAAtggtgttgaaataataaacttataattaatagtctttaatttggttcaATGTATTTATCAAGCGTTGTATTGTTTGACAAAGAGTCATCTGTATTTACAGAAAGTTATGGTGTTTATCAATAGTCAtgtttgtaatttataaatgcATATCAATACAAGCAGTAAGgcaagagaattttcttcccGTAATATAGAGGTAGAAATGGTGGAGATGTTACAAATTGGTATGAACTGTGTAGCAAGGATGCCTGAGCAGAGACCAAAAATGTCAGATGTAGTGAAAATGCTTGAGGAAGTTCCACGAGGGGATACTGAAAATGTATCATCCTACGAAACAACCCCGACGCCATCTGCTGCAGATATAGCCTCTTCTTCTGCTCCACCTCAACACTGAGATTCATTCATTGGTTCAGAAGTTCCAGTTTAATCTTTTCAtgatgattattttttatttgaaattaaatttagaatttatttttaagaaatgtgACAAAATATTGTTTTAAAATTAGCTTAGCTCCCTCAAAACCTACTGAGATTAAttcaaaaaaacaggttggacAATATGTAATGTATTATTTAGTTAGGCATGACCAGAGGCGGATCCATCCTAGGCCCCGGTTTCACCCTTCAATAATATTGGTTGGGTATCTGATAGCCCCTTAATTTTAGTTTATGTTGGCGTTtttgtagtataattttagtatttttagaTGGTTGAGTTGGTTAAAAGACATCTTTCATCATAAGAGTGTTGGAAAAAATAGAGTAAAATTGATATTTAGCAAGGACTTAATTTGTAATTTTGAAGGACTATTTTGAAATTGTTTGGAATATATTATTCCAATTGAAAACAACACTCAAACACTCAATTTATTAGAAATAAATACTTTCTCCCTTGCCATTACAATGATAATAGATAGACCCtctaatttatagaggtttagagcaaagaaaaaaaatacaaaaaaaaaaaaaaatacatacacACACAAAATTCAAACATACCCATACTTACCTTCTCTTATCTTATCTTAACTCTTACTCACCATACTTCACGTGATTGACttgaaatttcatttttttttttataaattattattgtaacaaattaagtttaatttttaacatacctccttaaacttaattttccGTAACTCCCAATAGAGCTCTCAAATGAAACACATCATATTTTAACGGCTTTGTGCAGAAAGAAATTGGTAAAATATTGCCTTGTTTATTAGATAGTAATCAATGCTATTTATACACAGTTGAAGACTAAAATAACAAATTACAAATGAAAGCCTAAATACACGGGAATCAAGTGCAAGTGGGTGTAGGTGCGCTCACATTCAATAAATATCTTAACACCCCCCTCTCAAGATGGAGGCCGTGATGAAACGAGTCCCATCTTGGACAAAAAAATATTAAGAGGAGGAGCTGACAACGGTTTGGTGAAGATATCGGCTAGTTGAAGTTTGGTTGAAATATGCGGAGTGGATAAGAAACCCATGGTGATATGATCACGAACAATGTGACAATCAATGTCCAAATGTTTTGTTCGTTCGTGAAAAACAGGGTTAGAGGCAATGTGAATGGTGGCTTCACTATAGCAATAAAGAGTGATAGGAAGCGCAAGTGGAATTTGGAAAACCTGTAATAAGTAAGAAATCCATTTGATTTCACAACAAGTACTAGCCATACTTCGATATTCGGCTTCAGCAGAAGATCGACTGACAGTAGGTTGTTTCTTGGCTTTTCAGGAAATAAGCGAATTCCCTAAGAAGATGCAATATCCGCTAACAGAGCGTCTAGTCTCACGACATCGGCCCCAATCAGCATCGCAGTACCATGTTAGTTTTAAATTGTTTGTAGAGCTGTAAAATAAACCATAAGTTAGAGTATGTTTAAGATACTTTATAAGATGGAGGGCTGCATCCATATGGTGAGAGCACGGAGTGTGCATAAACTGACTTAGTTGTTGGACTGCAAATCCAATATCTGGACGGGTAAAATTAAGATAAAGAAGACGACCTATAAGCCGGCGATATTCGTCGGGTTTTGGATAAATAGATCCAACCAAAGGATCTAAAATAATATCAGGTCGCATGGGACAAAGAGTAGTCGAAGATTGTTCAAGACCAGCGTCTAGAATCAAATCAGAAATATATTTACGTTGTGACAAAAAAAATACCATCTGTAGTTCTTGATATTTCAATACCAAGAAAATATTTTGCTGAACCTAAATCTTTAATGGTAAAAAGAGTATGTAGATGTTGTTTAACATCATTAATAGCAATTTCAGAATTTCCCGTGATAAGGACATCATCAACGTAGACAATAAGAACAAGAAATATATCTGTGGTGGTATATGTGAAAAGACAATGATCTGAAGCTGCTTGAATGAAACCAAAAGCAAGTATTTGAGATGTAAATTCCTTGTTCCATTGTCGACCGGCTTGCTTAATGCCGTATAAGGATTTTTTGAGTTTGCATACTTGACCAGGAATAGCCTTAGTGTACCCTTGTGGTGGAGTTAAGTAAATGTCCTCATCAACAAACCCGTGAAGGTAAGcattgttaatatttatttgatgAATGGGCCAAGACTTAGCGACGGCAATAGTGAACATCAAACAAACTGTAACCACTTTAGCTACAGGAGAGAAACTCTCAACATAATCAATTCCATGAATTTGATTATAACCCCGAGCTACAAGCCGAGCCTTGTACCTGTGAACTGACCCATCGGGATTACGTTTGATACGGAAAACACATTTGGTAGAAATAGGTTTTTTTCCTTTTGGAAGGGAAACAATTTCCCATGTATCATTCGCCTCAAGGGCTTGTAACTCAGTGTCCATGGCTAGTTGCCATTGAGGTTCCTGACTAGCTTGTAAAAATGTATCGAGTTCCTTGGTTATGTCAAGTGTGGTGAGAAATGCATTATGCAATTTGTTAAAACTGGGTAATTGTGGAAGAGAAATGGGAGACGGGAAATACAAAGAAGGATTAAAAGAACTATGTGCTACAAAATCATGTAGCCATTGTGGTGGTTTAACATTTCTACCACTCCTAGTTTGACATATAGTCGGAACATGTGAAGTGACAATAGGTGGAACCAATGGTATAATAGGTGAGGGTGCAGATGATGAAACATCTGGTGAAGAAGATTTGCTAGGTAGAGATAATGTAGGAGAAGGTGGATTTGTTATATTTGGACATAAAGTAGTGGAAGGAGATGGTACAGCAATTGTACAACTAATATGTGGTTGATCATTTTGATTAGGTGGAGTAGTGGGCCCTGTAGATGCAATTGGGAAGCTTGGGGATGAGGTAGAGTCATGTGATATGGAAGGAGAGGGTGAATGGAAGGAAATATTGTTATCATTTTCATTTTGTGGGTTGATAGGAATAGGTATGGGTTGTGAGGAAGTAGTTAAAATATTTGGATTACGAGGAAATTGAGTATGAGAAGATGATATATGGTCAAACGGAAAAATATCCTCACAAAATATAACGTCACGTGTTATACAAATTTGACCACTTTATGTATCATACACTTTGTAGGCTTTGTGATCAGTGGCATATCCCACAAAAATACCATTAAGAGCACGGGGGTCTAACTTATCACGAGTAGGATGTAAGTtagaaaaataacatttacatccaaaaaccttcaaaaatgTATAATCAGATATCttagaatataataattggTAAGGAGTTTTCCAATTTAAGATTTTGGTGGGTAGAATGTTAATTAAAAAGGTAGCTGTTAATAAGGCTTCTCCCCAAAAGGTTTTTGGTAATTTTGCTTGAAATAAGAGTGCTCTTGTAATCTCTAATAAATGTTTGTGTTTCCTCTCAACaatcccattttgttgaggggtATAAACACACGATTTTTGATGGAGAATTCCTTTAGATTGGAAAAATCCTTACAATTGTTATTTATAAACTCAGTACCGTGATCAGAACGTATGTTTTGAACTTTGGTTGAAAACTGAGTTTCAACCATATTTATGAAAAAATTTAAGGCATATAGTACTTGAGTTTTATATGATAACAAAATTGTCCATGTAGTACGTGTGTAATCGTCTACAATTGTAAGAAAGTATTTAGCACCGCTAAGGGAAGTAAGTTTATACGGTCCCCAAACATTGACATGTATTAATTGAAATTTATGTGTAGTAGTTATGCTTTTAGAAGTAAAAGGGAGTCTGTGTTGTTTGGCCATAGGACAAACATCACAAGTAATTTTATTAAATCTTCCATTTACAACAGGTATATGCTGCATTGCAGAAGCAGAAGCATGTCCAAGGTGGAGGTGCAATATAGGATCAACTACAGGATCGTTTACAAAATTACTGGATTGTAAAGAGGTTGTAAAATGTGCAAAAATATCAGTATCCCTACTACATTGAGCTAAGATATGTGGTATAGAGGAAGATGAGTTTAGTTCATAAAGTCCTTCATGATAAAATCCCACAGCAACAGGTTTATTAGAGGGACGGGCCTGCAGTAAACAGATATTATGAAGAAACCTAACAACAAATTGAGAATCATGGATCAATTTTCCAACAGATAGTAGATTATGTTGAAAAGTGGGAACATGAAGGACATTATGTATAAGCAAATTAGGTCCTAATAGAATAGAACCTATATGTTTAACCAATTTATTACTCCCATCAGGTAAGTGAACTTTATGATTAGGTGACACTGATTTATAAAATTGAAACAAATTAAGATCACCACACATATGTGATGTTGCACATGTGTCAATTATCCAAATATTGGAACGTATAGCATGTTTAGTATTTGTATTAAAACAATTATTTATTAACTGAGAGGAAGGAAGAGAGGTAATACCTGCATAACCAGAAAATCTAGAGAAAGAATGAGATTGATTTCCTTCATCAGCATACTCTGTTGATCCCTTTCCCTTCATAACTTTCTGAATCTCTTTCTGAACATACTCAGCAAATCCAGGAGGGAGATTAGTATGAGTTCCTTCATCAAAATTATCCATTGGAGTTTCAAATTGAGCAGAAACAGCATTTGCCTTAGCTTTGTTATGTTTAGATTTCTTCTTAAACTCCTGAAACCACTCAGGATAGCCGTGTAATTTAAAACAAGATTCATTCTCGTGTCCTGAGATATTACAATGAAAGCAAAAACGACCAGATTTGTTTCCAGAGTCACGTTTCTTCCCTCTATCACTATTATTTGGCTTAGGAGTAGAAATATGTGCTGCAATCTCAAGGCTAGAGGTTTCAGAATGAACTTCCCGCTGTTTTTCCACATTCTGAACCATGGAATAAGCCTTCTGAATATTTGGTAAAGGATCCATCAAAAGCATCTGGTGCTTGACATGAGCATATTCATCCTTTAACCCCATCAGAAACTGAACTAATTGATCAGCATTATGAGAATTATATGTTTTCTTTGCAACAAAACATGAACACATTTGTGAAGCCTCACAAGTGCATATAGCAGCAGGACACAAATATGCAAGCTCATCCTAGAGTCGtttcaattttgtaaaataaattgCCACAGACAAGTTACCTTGTTTGAAATCACTTATCTCTCTTTTGAGTTGATATAGAAGTGGTCCGTTTGATGCACCGAATCTCTGCTCCAACTCTTTCCAAAGTTCTCTGGCTGAAGTTGTCACTACTAGAAAAATCGCGATTTCTGACGGAAATTCCGTCGGAAATTAATCTATTTTCGTCAGTAAACTGATTGAGTGACGGAATTTTTGACGGAATAGAAACGTCAGAAAAACAGTCGACGCAGATTTTGATCACGTTTTTGTGGACGGAATATCCTGACGAAATGCTGACGGAATTCCGTCAGAACGTCAGACGGAAACTTTGACAAAATTACCCGTCGTAGATCATTCCGTCACAAAACTGTTTCTTGATGGATATTCCGTCACTTAACTTTCCGTCAGAATACCTCTTCTAAGACGAAAAATTCCGTCTGAAATTGATAAGCACACCAACTTATCTTTCCGTCAGCATATTTTTACTGACGGAATTCCGTcagaatttatttttaaattttaaaaaaattaatatttataaatatatatatttttaataaatatataacttACTGATACAATATAAATTTTCACTATAATACCATAATAGTTCCAAAGAAAGAGTTGACAATAACTTCTAATGAACCTAAACAAATTGAGCAACAATTAAATAATAGCCATTTTCATATGAGTGGCTTCTCTTTTACTAATCTACACCAAAACGCACAACTAAATCATTTCAACTTTCATTTTTGGGCCTCTTCTTGGTTGGTGTTTTTGTTGATCTCTTTGTTTTCCGTTATATTTGGAACATCTTTCTGCAAGTGAacttgaaattaaaaaaaaccaataaaaaaattggaatATCAGTAAAGCATTATTTTCAACTTTCTAAGTAGGTTAGGAAAACTAAATATAGCAAAAGCCTCAAtacaataaactaaaaaatGGAATAGCACCTCTGATAACATGGGAATGAAAAGGGAAAAGAAGAATGGGAGCTAACCGGTTATAATAACAGTAAGATTGGAAGCATCAACGCCACGAGCAACATCTTCAGCAGTAGAAGCAGATCCAAACCCACTTGGACCAGCTCTTCCTGTTATCAATGAAAATATGctcattttttgtaattttgtaaaATATGTGAGAAAGTAAGTATATGTAAAAGAGAGAATGAAAAAACAgatgaactgcaaaggttgctGATACTTATTATATAGAGAAGGAAACAAATGCATGAAGTTTACAGGTATGTATTCAGTGCATGTGCTTCCAATTTTGTTTTTCAATATTCATCTTTATATCTGCTTtcccacttttttttttaatttttatatgatggttcatgttagccgaccccgaatcatttcgggactaaggctttgttgttgttgttgttgtttatatTTCTTACATTTTGTCTCAGTAGAGTCCAAATTAATACTCATCAACTTAGTACCTCAAATTAATAgacttaattaaaattttaatatcaaCTTCCTAATTGGTTtgaccttttatttttatcaactTAGTACCTCAAATCATAGCTTCTGCAGTAGGAAAATCAAAATCTCAAATTATTAGTCCATGCATTTCATTAAGAAGAATcggaagaaaataaaattacctTAATGTCACGTACTAGAAGAGTTCAGGGACTAAATAAGTAATTAGCTTTATTAGTTAAGTTAGTTAATcttttttatgtgtttttggTTATTTCTGCATTGTTGGCACTATGTGGCCATTTTAATTCCCTAAAGCCTATCTTGGAGAATAGATTCTCTAGGTTGTTAGCTATTTTGTTTGGTAGTGAGTTTGTTAGTACAGCTGTACCTGCTGCTAACAGATATTTGTTTTTACTCACCTATTTAGAGGCTGAGTGTGGTACTGTTTCAGCATCAAGAATTTTAATGAAATATATTCCTTTCtttctctattttctctcttcttcctcCTAAATCTTTCTTCTGTCTCCCTAATTCTCTTCCTCAGAACCCTAGTTCTGACATTGGTATCAAAGATTCCATTCCCTTGGCCTATATTCTTGTATGGTAAATAATCGTTACAAGGAAACCCGAGCAGCTACTAGAGCTTACCAAGAAACGATGGCGACGCTTGAACAACAATTCCAAGCTCTCTCAGCTCAGATGGTGGAAAAGGCTGAGCAGACGGCGGAAAAACTACAATCTATGCAAGCTCAGCTGCTAGAGGTTCAATCAGCTCA comes from Euphorbia lathyris chromosome 8, ddEupLath1.1, whole genome shotgun sequence and encodes:
- the LOC136203820 gene encoding probable inactive receptor kinase At4g23740, whose translation is MNILFILVATLCFGVLPHSLSRFPSSTFSSNNVSSESALSPPALPLQPPIPQPLRKLSKLSEFALLGIVLSGCILGFAVFALMMVCCCSKKSVLPTKLQKDEVVLKRGSSENKDKNNRLVFFEGCNLEFDLDDLLRASAELLGKGIFGTTYKAAIEDETTMVVKRLEEVPVARKDFEQQMKLIGSFKHPNVSELRAYYYSKDVKLTVRDYYEQGSISALLHGNRREGRIPLDWETRVKIAIGAAKGIAYIHKQNGKKFVHGNIKAANIFLNSEGFGCLSDIGLAALMSPMPHQVMKAAGHHAPEVTDSRKATQASDVYSFGVLLLELLTGKSAMNSTGGEEVIHLVRWVDSVVKEEWTGDVFDVELLRYPDIEGEMVEMLQIGMNCVVRMPEQRPKMSDVVKMLEEVPRGDTENVSSYETTPTPSAADIASSSAPPQQ